A stretch of DNA from Lotus japonicus ecotype B-129 chromosome 4, LjGifu_v1.2:
agaaaaatcgaaccccacaattaaccaaagtggccgagccctataggggggaggaggaaaatttcattttccgaaaacttgtcctttcgcgctagattattgtacctcggagtatgtattgcttcgtgtaaccttagtaagtattgatagtttagtttccgatagattctgatagtatttctgtggttttgctctaaaggtgattttgaggaattccctgaggaacaaggctttgttggtgaggaagcgttagacgatcattctggagaaccttcaggtgagggcttctcactgaatctctagttaatgcttagggtcgatgtttcgacattgtttactgtttatgcactggaattgtgtgtgattggaaaatgttttctgaggcttcggctgacaatgtagatgattcatctactgaatgtttttgagattgtcttacatgctatgtgctatgtgggtaatctaggatgtgtggtgcatgcttgatatgctaagtgctaagtgtttatgatgcgatttattgatatatgacatgttgttgattgtgatgatttaaatatgctctgtactggaatctgagattctgaatggtgagaatagcgggcaggtcatgccgattttattttgagagttttgagaaagtttgataggacgaacgaggttcgggccttaattttgtttagtggatcgagacatcctctggaagcgacttgggattgggagatcctgcaaatgtataagacttgcgataagacaaaatggaatctattttataaagaaaattcataagaccttaaataacctcaaaatctttaagtaatgataacaacctcgaaggaaggcattggaagtcaaatcatagttttggaaaagcgaggagtgtcgtcggatccaagtgttgaggagtttggtaagttctgagtatgttggtactccttcgctcgttgagcagtttgttagccatccaagggatgagccgagaagcttcactgaggtgtgagaccttgtgaatgcgggatactccactgaggcgtgagaccttgtggaaagcatggaactccactgaggcgtgagaccttgtgagagcatgaaacttcactgaagcgtgagacttcgtgagagtattgatgacccgaagagtcatcgtgagtggttgcactcattttatgattattgtattttgtcgcagaatcgactttaccttagggtaagcttttagagacattaatttagctagaacacgtggcgacgtgtcgagtgaggtcggagacgttgtttggctaatcactgcattgcatgcactcattaagtggtttaaacacggcaagataccggaccacggcggattccaaaattggttataagaccaggatttccgcgtaagagcgctgctaggtgactcttagtagcagaccgaaatggcagaccttcgggttttatgctgatctggctacatgatgatgttggagtaagaggcatcacgggccgaaatggtcccaccgtggctggtgttagggctgatccgatgatgtccatccgttccggaatgcatattggttgactgggttaacctgcattgcatatcatgcaacatacatactaatttagttgtcgagtgtgattgttatttgtaaatcctatttggaacatgttaattgttattattgctgttatgtacattatggaatatgcaaccctaggaatgacatctctagttataagcctaagtggctatttattatttgtacctattgggtttattatctacatagttctttagagttgaccctcgcgtcttctgtgtgtgttttggcggacaacgccttttgtcagatgaatattgcggattggttcaccatggtccacccttcgggggggattaggtatgagatgatcgatcaggacgaccccgggtcgtgggtggttgaccccgcgagccatcgagcgacgtattcggggcgcatcatggaggaccacgtggacagtggagcactcttgaggtcaggagtgttgaggcgatgctctatcagcttcaacttgccaccgggcgttcactgtggaccaggacttggaggaccaccaccaccaccattgtcttcagacgaggaggatccctcagaggagattccagtgggagtgccttcggcagggtctagtgcacccaccgttgcgatcatcgatgatcagggttcgggccctaagcccgtgagtccagcatcggagcgtactgcggttgcgaggggaggacggatagggttagtagacttggtcgttctggattctgattcagacgatgatcatgctagcacatagttttgagtgttggtatgagctcctcgagttaggattagtgtaggagtagagttttagctctgacagtcttgcttcatttgttacttaggggacagggtagatccgcctatagctttttgtgtggtttccttacgggaatcacagagagttggttggacttaggaggtcttattttcaggccattgggtcagctgattctcagttttgagggatggtgttgcgggcacttcacccttttcatttggtttgtatatattgcctacgggcgttgcacttttctttccgtcactggaggttactcgtgacgaggttgttacttacagcgggggctgtttatatattgtatattagttctattgcttttcgcttttgggttttatttaattcagtcttgtcttagttattatcgaaaaaaaaaaaaatttcacgtttttccgcattaagtttattttggttactaaagtgacgccaccgaaatcggggtgttacaatgctAAAGTTTATACACAAGCTAGATCATAAATTATGTTATAACTACACAAACTTATCTTTTATCCAGGAAAACTGGCCCGAACCAAACCTCAACAAACCATCAATTATACTTTAAGACTTAGTACTCGTGGGTTTCTTTCCCCTCTTCCGCGAGCCGAAGAGTAAGGAATTATAAAAGTTAGGGACTCATCGTCTTCATTGAGATATGATACTTCCAACAGTCTCCTATGTGAGCAATTGTAGGAACGTGACTAATAATGTGGCTATGGCGGGAACCTCTTGACTTCTCCTTTGATTCTGAGACATAGCCATTGCGCTACCTCTTGGATACACCTTTGAAATGTTCATTGTCCGAGTGGAAAGGCTAGGATTGCGCCTAGGTGGCGAGAAAAGATTGTGCCTAGGAAACGAATAGAGGTTGCCCTTTTACTGCAACAAGACACTCTTATGCTTAAGTCAGCAAAGCTCATGGAGAAATAATATAATGATTAAGTCACAAAGTAGGTTATACATAGAGTGtggtatttatatatttaaggtATATCAAATCTGAAAGTAATCATCCACGATATGATAGAGATATTTTTTGGAAAAGGCAAAACATGTCAAAATATAAAAGATAGTATCAAGTAATATTGAATATCACATTGATTTAAGAGTTATTATTCTCATATATGCGCAGGACATGACGTTATTGATATTAGATCAAAGTACATGGCATATTATTTTATTCTGTAACCCTATCAAAACCAATTGCACTCAATTACCCTGTCTTCAACTAGTGGGTGGATTTTGTAATTCCCTTTGGTGGTCTCGATTTGGCTTTCTAAaatatgtactctttttccttctccagGTTTTTCCCAAGAGAATTTTtctggtaaggttttaatgaggcatattTTATTAAGTTGTGCCTCCATTGGGCGGGGGGTCTTTAAGTTCTGAGATATTTCTTCTCCATTACTTCTTCTTTTTCACTCTtcctctttgtattgggttgaagtaccccttgtacttcatttaatatattttctttgcttataaaaaaaaatcaaaaccaatTGCACAACTAGCTAGTTGACAGCCAAAATCAATGGTAGATCAATGTATTGAACGCCTTTTATGGTAATATGCAAGTTAAGTGATGTGTTCTCTTTGATGTGAGTCAAATGCCACCATTAAATACTCATGAATGAAAGGCTTCCACAAGCATAGGAGTCAACTTGAGGCCATTGTAAAAACATAACTCGCCAACTTGTGCTGTCACCACCAGATCGGTTCCCCACCTAGCTTGCTTGCCTGCTCGTAGTTATACGCAGATCGCACAATCAACCTCTAGCCAAAGCAAGCATGGGGCCTCCACCATCAGTTCCATCGTCGGAATTTTCTTGTTTTACATTGAAGACCACACCAAAATGCTCCACTTTTCATCCCAAGTGTCTCAACCTTCATTGTGCCactcgatttttcttttggatgGTATTGCTCTGAAGAGTGTTCTTTACATctgagttttgactttttattttattttaatgtccgtgtgttattttttctcattttcgaACTTTCTATTAATAAATTTGCAAGAAAATATAGATATTTTTATCAATAATGATATTTTTACATACTGTTATCCAACAATCTTATCAATATGATAATGTACACAATTTGTGGGCATtttaaaaaggaagaaaaaaatgcGAGCACACAAGATGAGAGCAGGAAAATCTTCACAACTTTGTGGCGGTTCTATAATATCAATAtaacatttttcttctttttatgaacCCACTTTgcagtttatattaattttctaaaCTTCACAAATGATTAATATCAGAATGTAGAAcgtgaaaaaaaaatatcagaaTGAAAAACTGGTATCTCTATATATGGAGattattttatcaatttttatgACTTTGTAGTCTCGAGATTGGCTACGTGCTGGTCGAGTAGAATATTTTGACTCAGGTCAAAtcagtggcggaactagaaattttaggaagcctaggcaaattttatgattaagtccctaaactttgcattttcttataaatttgccttttctctaatttttttttgggccaAAAAACCTACCTAGTCCAaagaaatttgtattttttttactttgagcCAGGGCATTGGACCTACCAAGCCCTGTGGTAGGTCCGCCACTGCGTCAAATGCTTTTCCACCATTATTTCTACTCAGGCCATACATCCATTTATATTTAATtgcatgtttttcttttaaacaaATTAATGTATGTTTTAAATTACATTTCTTCTAGTGGAATTTTTTGTCACCTCATCACCtaaattacataatttttaCCCAAGATTTTCTGCAAATCTCATTTGCCAACTTTTATAGTTATAGAAGAACAAAGTCTCTAATATATACATTTGTCTGCTTTCTTGAATTAGGTAACACTTATTTGTCAAGATTCCCCTGCCTACAAATTCTGCACAATCATCACCgcacaaaaaaaattagttcGTGTTTTAAGACAAACAAAATATTTGAAGAACAAGGGGAAAACGATTTTCAAAATGTGACTCATCTGGCAATAATTAGAGAGAGCATGCTTCTGTAGCATGAAGCAAAATGGTGGCAATGTCTTAATTTTTATGTGTCTTTTTCATTataattaaaatgaattaataCTTGATTTTACCGCAGAATCAATATCCACCATAACTTTGCAAAAGGGTTATTAAGACCCACTGAAAGGTGCATGTGCAGTGAGAGAAGACAATAGGGGACAAAAAGTCCCACTTGCCTTTATCGTAGGTTTGTTGTCCAAAATAGTCGACTTTCTTCTTCTGCCGCCTAAAAGACCAATTCAGTCATCAATGGACCcctaaaaagtgatttttttcacTCAGTGTTGTTCTTGTGCTTTTCCTTCAAGTTAGAGAAAACAAGATTCGAGTTTGATTGGTACTAGTTAACTGTGTTTCTTTTGACCCACCACATCTAATTTCCACATCCACATTCATTTTCTGCAAATAATCTAATTGCATTTATGGTAAAGTGTAGTACATGTTTAAAACACAATAGAAgaaaaattgattatgagagaAGTTATTTCTAATAGCTTTTTGGGagtagaattgattctaaaataTATGAACGAAAATCTCAACATGCTTAATTTGTTCCATACATGCGGATAGACATCAAGCTAGCCCAACCCAAAGTGTGATTTTCCACGTAGTGTGGTATTTCCAAACACGCCACAAGGACGGATGTACTTGGGAAGGGAGTGGGGCATTTCCCCCCACCACATTTACAATTTTTGTTCATTCTATATGTTTTGGGAGACGCTCCAACTGATCACCTCCCGGATCAATCACACTGTCTCCTCAACCGGCCAAGACTAAGGACGATCAACCCCGACCGACCAACTAAGTAATTACGAACCAGTGGCCGAGGCAAAGGCACGGAGCTTGAGGATGTACTAGGCACTCATGATCGCCTCGAACCACGCAATCCTACTCTCTATAAAAGCCAAGTCATGAAGAACTTAAGGTACACATGATTCTATCCCCATTTCTCAACCTCAAAAAATCAACTTTCTAACTTGAGCGTCGGAGTGTCATCGCATGGACCCCTTCCGGGCACGACCAGCAATGGAGTTCCGTCAAGACCATCATCCCGCCACCCTTCCTCACCAGAGTTTCACGATTCCCCTCTCTCTCTACCCCTCCAGGTAATCTTGGTCGGTTTTTCCCCAATCACtataatataaaactaaaaTATGAATATGTAAATGCCCCCACGAAATAATAAATGCCCCCTTGGCTTTACAATTTTACTTACTACTACTCAACTTTGTTAACTTTTGTTATGGTTTCTTGATCCACATTTTGTTTACTTATACCTTATAGCAACATAAACATCCATAAAAACTCATTGCATTAACTCACTACTTGTCTTCAAACGTTACAATGCTTaatccattttttttcttctataaacTTGGGACACTGTAATGTGAGAAGTTCTAAAACTCatttttaattcttcaataggCTCCAAACTAAACCACAACAATTAAAAGAACTTTCTATGCTACTAATATAATCAAGAATCAGATGTGAAATCATAACAGAGATGAATGATTGAATAATTGTTAAGTTACTTATAGAGGGAAATATTTAAAGtgcttttgttttaatttttttccttttaataatTGTGATAATGTCTTCTTTTTTGCCATAAGAGTctctaaaaaattaatttttttacaatctTAAACAAATGCAAAAAATTGTGcaatatttcaaaaatataaaaatttatagaAAACAATTATCATATGTATTCAAACTTTTAATAGTAATATATTGTATTTTAAATGTTATAAATTTTTATGTAAATATTGCCCCCACAACACAAAGTTTATGGATCCGTCACTGGTTATAGGTGAAAATGGATGTAAATATACCAAATATTATCCTCCGCTTGCCGTAgtacttagagcatctccaatgttagTTCTTTGTTCTTAGCATTATTCTTGTGTGCTcatactgccacatgtgcttaagcaattCTTTGCAATTTTGTTCCAACTATGAGTTAttatttcttatttcttagcactatttatcCGGTCTCacaatatcattatattaatattttttattttcatataattttcatttaaatttaaatgctaattcaatacttaaattaaatgaatgaaagagaaaatttatttttttatgctaagaacttaaatagtaaaacttcttatataagaacctagttcttatttttaagaactaagaacttcacATCATTCCCTCCGGTGATTAataactcagttcttagttcttaatttaaaaataaaaactaagaaccttacattggagatgctcttaactTTTTAGGGAGTTATAACAAAAGTTCAAGTACTTTTTATCTCTCCCTCTCACTCAAACAAAAAGTTTGAGGTGAAATAAGTCAACTTCAACCATTATTGATTAATAAGTCTAATTTTGACTGCATTCATGAAAGATTAAAAGGTTATATGAACTTCTTTTTCCATGTTGAACTCTCACTTGATATGTTTCTAGACATGTGTCTCTGTCATCTAGATTTTTAGTTTAGATTAGAAAAATTAATGAGTTTAAAAATTTAGCTATATATGTATAAGATTTTTAGTTAAGATCAGTTGACGTTAATGACCTGTCTTACATCAAATGGATAAGTTTGGTATTGTACATTGTACCTAGGCCTAATTCAACTTCAAAATTAAGACTATATATAATCCAATTAATAATTATCAAATATATAGTGGATCTAACTTACTAACTTGTTACTCTGTTTTCAGGTAGCTATTTTCAGTTTTATTTCAACTCAATTAGCTATAGTTAGGCCAGTTATACTAATTACGACTCTGctcatatatgtatatataggtTCACTTCTTACTTAAAATTGCTACCTACTCTTCCACTTGCAATTCTATTTTCTATATTATGCTATATTAATTAGAGCTTTCTTAACTAGGATAGAATTCTGCCGTGCCCAATTTGATTATCAAAATATTCCAAGACACCTACCACAGCTAATCTTCATCAATATGGAGTGGATGATGCTCAAGATCCCCTTCCCTTCTATAATTACCCGATTGAAAATCCTTCCATGGTTTTGGGTTCATAAGTTAAATATCCCTGATACAAAATTACTAATCATATATAGCAAGTCAAGATTGATGAAAgcttactagtaataaattataataaaatgcatttatCAACTAGTTCATGCTGCCTTGATGAGGTTTTCCAAGGCGTTATTAGGAAAGAAGATCATGATCTCTTTAACCTTCACCATGTTTTCCCAATGGAATTTTTCCTGGTAAGTTTTTGATGAGACATGATCTCTTTAATCTGTCTCCAAAGAGGTTGTGGGTGGTGAATTTTCATTAGTAGGAGATTATATGACTTTTTTTTAATGGAAACTGCAATTATATTAAGCAAAAGTAGGCATAGAAGCCATTACATCAGCATGAACCAAATCAATAACCTCAACTGGAACCTCTTCCAACCAAACCATGTCAGAGTAATTGGAAGCATTACCAGCTAGGTAATCAGCAACAGAATTGCCCCCCGGCGAACAAAAGACAAGTcaacataataaaaaaaacgaGATAACATGAAACAATCAGCAATAATACTAGCTAAATAAGATCTGCCATCTGGCGGCTTCTTCCAACGCTGGAAGAGCTGTAAACAGTCCGTCTCAAACAGCACACGCCCAAAACCCATCTGAACAGCAAGCTGCATGGACCACCTAAGAGTCATTGCCTCCCCCATGATTGGCGAAGAAGCAGGAAGGAGGTGTTGTGCTGCAGAAGCAAGCACCTCACCATGCCTATCCCGCACAACCAAACCAAAAACCACCAGCCCCGTGGATGCCACCGCTGCATCGAAATTTAGCTTGTAAATTCCGTGCGTCGGCCTTACCCAAGAAGATGGTAGCGTCGGGCTTGGTCTGGGCACCACGGCTGCGTCCACGACGGGAGCAGCAGCTAGCATACAACAGCGTTGGACCACAACAGCAACCGGGACAGGCACCTCACCATCCTGGAAAACAACACGGTTACACGTCTCCCAAAGAGCATACACACCTGCCTGCCAAACCGCGAGAGCATCATCATCTGCCACAGGGAGAAAATCAGCCAAAAATTCCCCCATGTTTCCAAACCTGTGCAACCGAAGGGATAAAGGAGAACCAAACCAGAAGCTCTGTGCAACAGGACAAGATACAAACAAATGAAATATCGTCTCCTCATCAAAGGCGCACAACGGGCACAAAGGGTCAACATCAAGGCCTCTCCGGCGAAGGGAAGCACGGACAGGCAGCAAACCAGAGACCACACGCCACGCCACCTCCTTGCAACGGGGCTGAGCATCGGTACGCCAAAACTTCTTCCACAAGGGTGCAGGAAGCGAAGACTGAGAAGATGTTGAAGAGCAAGCACCAAGAACCTTCCTGCGAACAAAAACATATCCAGATTTGGAACAATAATTGTCATCCACAGTTTCAGGCCACATAAGAGTATCAATACCACCATGCAAAGGCAAAggaatttataaaataatgGAAACAGTAGCTGGGTGGAAAATAAAATCCACCAGGTCATGCTTCCAAGAGTTGGACGCATGGTCAATCAAATGAGTGACCTTAGACACCCCAAGTTCAGCCATTAAATCCTGCCTATTGTAAAGTTAatattttttgctttttttctccttttccctATTTATATATATTGGGTTAAAATACCccttataaaaataataataataagatagAGGTAGTGCATTGGCTGGTCGCTAATATTTGGCCCCCATTAATTCATGGGCATGCAAtcaattttaaataaggaaagatTGATATGGATTCGGTTGTGTGGGTCTAAGGCTTGTCCATGGTTACGGATTACTTACAAAGTAGGCAGCTTTGTTTCTTATGGATTGAAATGGGTTAAAGGTTTTGATTTATTCACAACTCTTATTAACTTCCATATTTTACTTTCACTtatttttctattctttttATCCTTTCAAATCACatatatctctcatttcttcttttTGGTAGATGTAAATATGAAATATGAAGATATACTTATCCACTAGGTTAATGTTGCCCAATGCAAATGCATGAAATAGATTTATTAGATATATTAGTTTTTTGCAAGTGTACTCTTCATATACAATGCATTAGTGTACCCTTATAGTACTCCATAATGTATTTTTATTAATGATACcagataaaaattaatttaactaaaaaattACACAATATCTCAAATGAATAGTGTCGATATAAACATTGTTGTACTTTATTATAATTAGGCTGCTGAATTGCCCAAAATTGTGAACCAATGAGATAAGCGTTGATTTTAACTCAAAATTTGTAACAGTCACTATAGGACGTCGTATGGTCAATGTCAGCTCCAGCAAGTTGGCGACAGGTCGGGCGGGTCAACTTCGAGTCGAGTGAGTAGACGTTAAGACGGGAGGGTTGACTCTAGGTCGAGTCGGTCAGATATAGGTTTAAGGAGTGATTTTAGGGTTCATGTCAAGTACGAGGTCAAATTCAGTAGGGGTGTAAGCGGGTGCAACTCAATCCATG
This window harbors:
- the LOC130713345 gene encoding uncharacterized protein LOC130713345, translating into MWPETVDDNYCSKSGYVFVRRKVLGACSSTSSQSSLPAPLWKKFWRTDAQPRCKEVAWRVVSGLLPVRASLRRRGLDVDPLCPLCAFDEETIFHLFVSCPVAQSFWFGSPLSLRLHRFGNMGEFLADFLPVADDDALAVWQAGVYALWETCNRVVFQDGEVPVPVAVVVQRCCMLAAAPVVDAAVVPRPSPTLPSSWVRPTHGIYKLNFDAAVASTGLVVFGLVVRDRHGEVLASAAQHLLPASSPIMGEAMTLRWSMQLAVQMGFGRVLFETDCLQLFQRWKKPPDGRSYLASIIADCFMLSQVPVEVIDLVHADVMASMPTFA